One segment of Alistipes finegoldii DSM 17242 DNA contains the following:
- a CDS encoding phage protein Gp36 family protein has translation MFLEDRDYKVVCNDDTLDIITQSDEQTRRDAERSAQEEVEGYLRARYDTAKAFAQTGDKRNAMLVRVTVSIALFYLGQSLPQFMGNEQRETMYNNAIAWLKDVQSGKAMPDLPLYESEDGEDPQNPVRFGSLPARKYTY, from the coding sequence ATGTTTCTCGAAGATCGGGATTACAAGGTCGTCTGCAACGACGACACCCTCGACATCATCACGCAGAGCGACGAGCAGACCCGCCGCGACGCCGAACGGAGCGCGCAGGAAGAAGTGGAAGGCTATCTGCGCGCCCGTTACGACACGGCGAAGGCTTTTGCACAAACGGGCGACAAGCGAAATGCGATGCTCGTGCGCGTCACGGTGAGTATCGCCCTGTTCTACCTCGGACAGTCGCTACCGCAGTTCATGGGCAACGAGCAACGCGAGACCATGTACAACAATGCGATTGCATGGCTCAAAGACGTACAGAGCGGCAAGGCCATGCCGGACTTGCCGCTGTATGAATCCGAGGACGGCGAGGACCCGCAGAACCCGGTGCGCTTCGGCTCCCTGCCCGCCCGTAAATACACCTATTAA
- a CDS encoding phage portal protein family protein: protein MGKNKAARKAAPDFESRTYESLMAAARAAKTIEQKRGVLIQLNEVAARLSQKDIATWRQAWQMALNVENPKRGRLYDCYTDALIDLHLTGCIGQRDGKTLQKKFVLKTEDGKEDDTAMKIFERQWFADFVSYVLESRYWGHSLIQLGDVTTVNGVRTFTDVSLVPRKHVIQEYGVIVKDAGDDPQQGVSYRTGGLEKWCVEVGKPRDLGLLLKCVPQAFSKKNMLAYWDVFGEIFGMPIRIAKTAAQTGSERSRIESMLANMGAAAWGLFPDGTDIDIKESSRGDAFNVYDKRIDRANSEMSKGVLNQTMTIDSGSSLSQSEVHLEVFGNVCAADATMVKNIVNDKLIPLMIEHGFPLQGLIFDWDEAASFTPSERREMERVVLQYYDVDPQYFIDRYKIPITAKRADGFFE, encoded by the coding sequence ATGGGTAAGAACAAGGCCGCTCGAAAAGCGGCTCCCGATTTCGAATCACGCACATACGAGTCCCTGATGGCTGCCGCCCGCGCGGCCAAAACCATCGAGCAGAAGCGAGGCGTCCTCATCCAGCTCAACGAGGTTGCGGCACGTCTCTCGCAGAAAGATATTGCGACATGGCGGCAGGCATGGCAGATGGCGCTCAATGTCGAGAACCCCAAGCGCGGCCGACTTTACGACTGCTACACCGACGCGCTGATCGACCTGCACCTCACGGGCTGCATCGGCCAGCGGGACGGCAAGACCCTGCAAAAGAAATTCGTGCTGAAAACCGAGGACGGGAAAGAGGACGATACGGCAATGAAGATTTTCGAGCGCCAATGGTTCGCGGACTTCGTGAGCTATGTGCTTGAGTCCCGTTATTGGGGGCACTCGCTCATTCAGTTGGGCGACGTTACGACCGTGAACGGCGTGCGCACCTTCACCGACGTATCGCTTGTGCCGCGCAAGCACGTTATACAGGAGTACGGCGTCATCGTGAAGGATGCGGGCGACGATCCCCAGCAGGGCGTGAGCTACCGCACGGGTGGACTTGAAAAGTGGTGCGTCGAGGTCGGCAAACCCCGTGATCTCGGCCTGCTGCTCAAATGTGTGCCGCAGGCATTCTCGAAGAAGAACATGCTGGCCTACTGGGATGTGTTCGGTGAAATTTTCGGCATGCCCATCCGCATCGCTAAGACCGCCGCGCAGACCGGGTCCGAGCGCAGCCGCATCGAGTCGATGCTGGCGAACATGGGCGCGGCTGCATGGGGACTGTTCCCCGACGGAACCGACATCGACATCAAAGAGTCGAGCCGGGGCGATGCCTTCAATGTTTACGACAAGCGAATCGACCGGGCGAACTCCGAAATGTCGAAGGGCGTACTGAACCAAACGATGACCATCGACAGCGGCTCGTCACTCTCGCAGAGCGAAGTGCATCTCGAAGTGTTCGGCAACGTCTGTGCAGCCGACGCAACGATGGTGAAGAATATCGTAAACGACAAGCTCATTCCCCTGATGATCGAACACGGATTTCCGTTGCAGGGGTTGATTTTCGACTGGGACGAGGCGGCCTCGTTCACGCCGTCCGAGCGCCGGGAAATGGAGCGCGTCGTTTTGCAGTATTACGACGTGGACCCGCAGTATTTCATCGACCGCTACAAGATACCCATTACCGCCAAACGTGCGGACGGTTTTTTCGAGTAG
- a CDS encoding phage minor head protein, whose translation MADLYAPGELTLKAVQKPDFDHGRFDTAARYVYNSGGFTPEMLESKPVRALIDETNRVLGSTITVSHETPPELTAALRNNVFIFSGLKTYHSLSEVGLSLTNKDGSTKSWPDFYNEVKAIDGQYNGNYLYAEYNHAVHSAQMAVKWHEWEKDGDQYDLQYRTAGDERVREAHRQLDGVTLPPSDKFWERYLPPNGWNCRCNVVQVLRDDYPRSDSDKATAIGDEYTRTPKAQMFRFNAGKTLEIFPAKHPYRKAPAKVKKAVEQMAVELRTPQEVVDFLNASEVRRAWFERGFNSLISTTERGVNGYTDMRGLIAMTKARLDNVLAGLTKLRQGKEITFDEADALATFWHEITHNRNKPGNMRMTSLQTQYMELANEFVARKTLPEFYEGVGGKMQHPEFMADRQSTGYNRWVRNYCKVIELTGADAEEVLSAVREHLFSQPYAEQDAGLVNALMQSGALKADGTKLKRSEVKRIVKGCLMFGEDMLQKYVESIR comes from the coding sequence ATGGCGGACTTGTACGCTCCGGGAGAACTGACGCTAAAAGCGGTCCAAAAGCCCGATTTCGATCATGGCCGATTCGACACGGCGGCGCGTTATGTTTACAACAGCGGCGGCTTCACCCCGGAGATGCTCGAAAGTAAGCCCGTGCGTGCGCTGATCGACGAGACGAACCGTGTTCTCGGTTCGACGATCACCGTGTCGCACGAAACACCGCCCGAACTGACGGCGGCGCTGCGGAACAACGTGTTCATCTTCTCCGGGCTGAAAACCTATCACTCGCTTTCCGAGGTCGGGCTGTCACTCACCAACAAGGATGGCAGCACCAAATCGTGGCCCGATTTCTACAACGAGGTGAAGGCCATCGACGGACAGTATAACGGCAATTACCTTTATGCCGAATACAATCACGCCGTCCACTCCGCACAGATGGCCGTGAAATGGCACGAGTGGGAAAAGGACGGCGACCAGTACGATCTGCAATACCGCACGGCTGGCGACGAACGTGTCCGCGAGGCGCACCGCCAGCTCGACGGCGTGACCCTGCCGCCGAGCGACAAGTTTTGGGAGCGCTACCTGCCGCCCAACGGCTGGAACTGCCGTTGTAATGTCGTGCAGGTCTTGCGCGACGACTATCCGCGCTCCGACAGCGACAAGGCCACGGCCATAGGCGACGAGTACACCCGGACCCCGAAGGCGCAGATGTTCCGGTTCAACGCGGGCAAGACCCTCGAAATATTCCCCGCGAAGCACCCATACCGAAAAGCCCCGGCGAAGGTGAAGAAGGCCGTCGAGCAGATGGCCGTCGAGCTGCGGACCCCGCAGGAAGTCGTCGATTTCCTGAACGCCTCCGAGGTGCGCCGGGCATGGTTCGAGCGCGGATTCAATTCGTTAATATCGACGACCGAGCGCGGCGTGAACGGATACACGGATATGCGGGGATTGATCGCCATGACGAAGGCACGGCTCGACAACGTGCTGGCCGGACTCACCAAGCTGCGGCAGGGGAAGGAGATCACCTTCGACGAGGCCGATGCGCTGGCGACCTTTTGGCACGAGATCACCCACAACCGGAACAAGCCGGGAAACATGCGCATGACATCTTTACAGACTCAATATATGGAGTTAGCAAACGAGTTCGTAGCGCGCAAGACCCTGCCGGAGTTCTACGAAGGAGTAGGCGGAAAGATGCAACATCCCGAATTTATGGCCGACCGCCAATCGACGGGATATAATAGGTGGGTGCGTAATTATTGTAAAGTCATTGAATTGACGGGGGCGGATGCCGAGGAGGTTCTTTCTGCTGTCCGGGAACATCTGTTCAGCCAACCATACGCCGAGCAGGATGCGGGATTGGTGAATGCGCTGATGCAAAGCGGCGCACTCAAAGCAGACGGGACGAAACTGAAAAGGTCAGAGGTGAAACGGATTGTAAAAGGCTGCTTGATGTTCGGCGAGGATATGTTACAGAAATACGTGGAGTCTATTCGTTGA
- a CDS encoding phage virion morphogenesis protein, whose amino-acid sequence MPRNIDLMPRVLSDMRVKLAEMFDQNFREQGFFGAKWRPKKVYSKGGSPTILIVTGAMRRGIRAQVRGRSVVFTSDKPYTALHNEGGVFRQNVPAHYRNVRGRRSIVRAHSRMMRMPQRQFIGDHAKVQRAIADIMTRHLERISRDLTKITKI is encoded by the coding sequence ATGCCGAGAAATATTGATCTCATGCCCCGCGTGTTGAGCGACATGCGGGTAAAGCTGGCGGAAATGTTCGATCAGAACTTCCGCGAGCAGGGATTCTTCGGGGCCAAATGGCGGCCGAAGAAGGTCTACTCGAAGGGCGGAAGTCCCACGATCTTGATCGTGACCGGGGCGATGCGGCGCGGCATCCGGGCGCAGGTGCGCGGCCGCAGCGTCGTGTTCACCTCCGACAAACCCTATACTGCCCTGCATAACGAAGGCGGCGTGTTCCGGCAGAACGTCCCGGCCCATTACCGCAACGTGCGCGGACGTCGCTCCATCGTGCGGGCGCACTCCCGGATGATGCGCATGCCGCAACGACAGTTCATCGGCGACCACGCGAAGGTGCAGCGGGCCATCGCCGACATTATGACCCGACACCTCGAACGCATCAGCCGCGACCTTACCAAAATCACCAAGATATGA
- a CDS encoding host-nuclease inhibitor Gam family protein, producing MAKRAKKIIVSGITREQMEEAFGRYATADADVQSINAEMDKEFVAIRERNAERLAELEQQKAESFEVMQVFATEQREVLFSKRRSMETTHGVIGFRTGNPQLKPRRGFTWAAALELVREFLPSYIRTEEAIAKDKLLADRENEEIAPLMEKCGIIVGQAETFYVEPKKEKED from the coding sequence ATGGCAAAAAGAGCAAAGAAGATCATCGTGTCGGGCATCACGCGCGAACAGATGGAGGAAGCTTTCGGCCGTTACGCGACAGCGGACGCCGATGTGCAGAGTATCAACGCGGAAATGGACAAGGAGTTCGTCGCCATTCGGGAGCGGAACGCCGAACGGCTCGCGGAGCTGGAGCAGCAGAAAGCCGAGTCGTTCGAGGTCATGCAGGTATTCGCCACGGAACAGCGCGAGGTGCTGTTCTCGAAGCGCCGGAGCATGGAAACGACGCACGGCGTTATCGGCTTCCGCACAGGCAACCCGCAACTCAAACCCCGCCGGGGCTTCACATGGGCGGCCGCGCTGGAACTGGTCCGGGAGTTCCTGCCGTCGTACATCCGCACCGAAGAAGCGATTGCGAAAGACAAACTCCTTGCTGACCGTGAAAACGAGGAGATCGCTCCGCTGATGGAGAAGTGTGGCATCATCGTAGGCCAAGCCGAAACATTTTATGTCGAACCCAAAAAAGAGAAGGAGGATTAA
- a CDS encoding ATP-binding protein, whose product MAKAISNKNVADAKFNPAPFEGAFKAALGRPELKGSWLIFGNSGVGKTTFALQLAKYLTNFVDKVAFDSLEQGLSLSLQKAWNRVGMEAVGAKVILLDKEGIPELRARLAKRKSPNVVIIDSVMCLIGLRMSDYQKLVNDFPNKLFVFLAHEDDKGKPSPAIAEKIRKLSDIKMHVEGYKVFTTTRFEDREKGEGGEDFVIWEEGAAEYLANIE is encoded by the coding sequence ATGGCAAAGGCGATCAGCAACAAGAACGTCGCGGATGCGAAATTCAACCCGGCCCCGTTCGAGGGCGCGTTCAAGGCGGCCCTCGGCCGTCCCGAATTAAAGGGGTCGTGGTTGATTTTCGGCAATTCCGGTGTAGGTAAAACGACGTTTGCCCTGCAACTCGCCAAGTACCTCACGAACTTCGTCGATAAGGTGGCCTTCGACTCCCTCGAACAGGGGTTGTCGCTCTCGCTGCAAAAGGCATGGAACCGGGTCGGCATGGAAGCCGTCGGGGCGAAGGTGATCCTGCTCGACAAGGAAGGCATCCCGGAACTGCGGGCGCGGCTGGCGAAGCGCAAGAGCCCGAACGTGGTAATCATCGACTCGGTGATGTGTCTGATCGGGCTTCGGATGTCGGATTATCAAAAGCTGGTGAACGATTTCCCGAACAAGCTGTTCGTGTTCCTCGCGCACGAGGACGACAAGGGCAAACCGTCGCCCGCCATCGCCGAGAAAATCCGCAAGTTGTCCGACATCAAGATGCACGTCGAGGGGTACAAGGTTTTCACGACGACGCGGTTCGAGGACCGGGAAAAGGGCGAAGGCGGCGAGGACTTCGTGATATGGGAGGAAGGCGCAGCGGAATATTTGGCAAACATTGAATAA
- a CDS encoding ATP-binding protein, translated as MKDTEKQAIADLLKAYCDLKGSQNKAAASLNAVSAATISQIFNGNWELITEEMWRNIAAQIGYDPRKWVVIQTQGYTRMYDLLQDAQENALVLAVTGDAGCGKSQAIQTYARQHRDVFVLSCSEYWNRKQFFAELLQVMGVEATGSTVAEMVSEAVYNLKRKATPIIVMDEADKLSDQVLYFFISLYNKLEDQCGIVICATDYLKKRITRGVKANRKGYKEIYSRVGRKFIPMPVVNNEDVAAVCIANGVTDRATIEEIIDDCECDLRRVKRRVHAAKKEALNGN; from the coding sequence ATGAAAGACACCGAAAAACAAGCCATCGCGGACCTGCTGAAAGCGTACTGCGATTTGAAGGGCAGCCAAAACAAGGCCGCCGCATCGCTCAACGCCGTAAGCGCCGCTACAATCTCGCAAATCTTCAACGGGAACTGGGAGTTAATCACCGAGGAGATGTGGCGTAATATCGCGGCGCAGATCGGTTACGACCCGCGCAAATGGGTAGTTATACAGACTCAAGGTTATACCCGCATGTATGACCTGCTCCAAGATGCGCAAGAGAACGCGCTGGTGCTGGCCGTGACGGGTGATGCCGGGTGCGGCAAGTCGCAGGCGATACAGACATACGCCCGCCAGCACCGCGACGTGTTCGTGCTGTCTTGCTCAGAGTATTGGAACCGCAAACAGTTCTTCGCCGAGTTGTTGCAGGTGATGGGCGTCGAGGCTACGGGCAGCACGGTTGCCGAAATGGTTTCCGAGGCCGTCTACAACCTCAAACGCAAGGCTACGCCGATTATCGTCATGGACGAGGCCGACAAGTTGAGCGATCAAGTTCTGTACTTTTTCATCAGCCTGTACAACAAACTCGAAGATCAGTGCGGCATCGTCATTTGCGCGACCGACTACCTCAAGAAGCGCATCACGCGCGGCGTGAAGGCAAACCGAAAAGGCTACAAGGAAATCTACTCGCGTGTGGGGCGAAAGTTTATCCCGATGCCCGTCGTGAACAACGAAGATGTCGCCGCTGTGTGCATTGCCAACGGCGTCACGGACCGGGCGACCATCGAGGAGATCATCGACGACTGTGAGTGCGATCTGCGGCGCGTGAAACGGCGTGTTCACGCAGCGAAAAAAGAGGCTTTAAACGGCAATTAA
- a CDS encoding S24 family peptidase: MNEKDKIKQYLEYKGISKNRFYNQTGLSVGFLDSGKSLGVDKAKIIINKFPDLSLEWLVMDKGNMLNTEDTQLSGVNIAEQFPLRTDRTLDLQSVPLYELDAAAGLVALFADTTRPTPISHLQIPNLPPCDGAIYVRGDSMYPLLKSGDIVLYKEINNTNGCLLWGEMYLLSFTLDGEDYITIKYVQKSEVEGFVRLVSHNPHHAPQEIPRDSIRAVALVKASVRFNTMG; the protein is encoded by the coding sequence ATGAATGAAAAGGACAAAATAAAACAATACCTTGAATATAAGGGAATTAGCAAAAATAGATTTTACAACCAAACAGGGCTGTCGGTAGGCTTTTTGGATAGTGGGAAATCGCTGGGAGTAGACAAGGCAAAGATAATTATCAACAAATTCCCTGATTTAAGCCTTGAATGGCTGGTTATGGATAAAGGCAATATGCTCAATACTGAGGATACACAATTATCTGGGGTGAATATTGCCGAGCAGTTTCCTTTACGAACGGACCGGACATTGGATTTACAGAGCGTGCCTCTTTACGAACTTGACGCTGCGGCTGGACTGGTGGCGCTCTTTGCTGATACAACACGCCCGACCCCTATCAGTCATTTGCAAATACCTAATCTGCCGCCCTGCGATGGGGCTATATATGTTCGAGGGGATTCCATGTACCCGCTTCTTAAAAGCGGCGATATTGTTCTATACAAGGAGATCAACAACACAAACGGCTGTTTGCTGTGGGGCGAAATGTATCTTTTATCTTTCACGCTTGACGGCGAAGACTACATCACTATCAAATACGTACAGAAGTCAGAGGTTGAAGGATTTGTGCGGCTGGTAAGCCACAATCCCCACCATGCCCCGCAAGAAATTCCGAGGGATTCAATTCGTGCGGTCGCGTTGGTAAAAGCCAGCGTCAGATTCAACACAATGGGGTGA
- a CDS encoding DUF4238 domain-containing protein, which produces MAVDTKIQDESEYNEIVETTKKAHAIIEKWAAENGVNLSPKFIEKKRNQHYVPRCYLELWHNSEKTLYQSIKGGEPIPVRGDLKKVAQSKDFYRVQPITEKDRDFLLWLVKTVKSPDISNFLIDFIKIYELTGGLMGRQTKSTKRIAGKAVQHTENQ; this is translated from the coding sequence ATGGCTGTTGATACCAAAATACAAGATGAGTCGGAATATAATGAAATTGTAGAGACTACTAAAAAAGCACATGCGATAATTGAGAAATGGGCCGCAGAAAACGGCGTTAACTTATCTCCGAAATTTATCGAGAAAAAGCGAAATCAGCATTATGTCCCTCGTTGCTATTTGGAATTATGGCATAATTCGGAAAAAACGCTTTATCAGTCTATAAAAGGTGGCGAGCCAATCCCAGTTAGAGGCGACTTGAAAAAAGTTGCCCAAAGCAAAGATTTTTATAGGGTTCAACCGATCACAGAGAAAGACAGAGATTTCTTGCTGTGGCTCGTGAAAACTGTAAAAAGTCCTGATATATCTAATTTTTTAATAGATTTTATAAAGATATATGAACTTACTGGAGGTCTTATGGGCAGACAAACGAAAAGTACAAAGAGGATAGCAGGAAAAGCAGTACAGCATACAGAAAACCAATAA
- a CDS encoding DUF4138 domain-containing protein yields the protein MKRLLFLMLAGCLATTSYGQNTIEWRKDKVTQMIFPADIVKFRTGYIAGPSDNFDALTQSDGKVLYIQPVMPLDETNLNVVTSDGYYYAFNLVYNDAAKCVNYIIRPAMAFYQDEAGRQDAPAVAEPGVPDVDAVAAAEAVLPDSASLFSKVSEQGAYLVTNNVAKLQKLIFVLKGVYVDRTHIFFKFSIQNNSNVPFDVDYIAFSVTARKTRKTSSQERLQILPVGADVDVHTIGAKSITEVIYCFEKFTIGKDKVLLAEVLEQGGDRNIGLRIPETFIIEARKL from the coding sequence ATGAAGAGATTATTATTCTTGATGCTGGCCGGGTGTCTGGCAACTACATCGTACGGCCAGAATACGATCGAGTGGCGTAAAGACAAGGTGACGCAAATGATCTTTCCTGCGGATATTGTCAAATTCAGGACTGGTTACATCGCCGGGCCCTCGGATAATTTCGACGCTTTGACACAGAGTGACGGCAAGGTGCTCTACATCCAGCCGGTTATGCCGCTGGATGAAACGAACCTCAATGTCGTGACCAGCGATGGTTACTACTATGCCTTTAATCTGGTGTATAACGATGCCGCGAAATGCGTGAACTACATTATTCGGCCGGCAATGGCATTTTATCAGGACGAAGCCGGGAGGCAGGATGCCCCGGCTGTGGCGGAACCGGGCGTGCCGGACGTCGATGCGGTCGCGGCAGCCGAAGCAGTGCTGCCTGATTCCGCATCCCTGTTTTCAAAGGTGAGCGAACAAGGGGCATACCTTGTGACCAACAATGTTGCGAAACTGCAAAAACTGATTTTCGTGCTCAAGGGCGTGTATGTCGATAGGACGCATATATTTTTCAAATTCAGCATTCAGAACAATAGCAACGTGCCTTTTGATGTAGACTATATCGCCTTTTCGGTTACGGCGAGGAAGACCCGGAAAACATCTTCTCAGGAGCGGTTGCAGATCCTGCCTGTCGGGGCCGATGTCGATGTCCATACGATAGGGGCGAAGAGTATAACCGAGGTGATCTATTGCTTTGAGAAGTTTACCATAGGTAAGGATAAGGTGCTGCTGGCTGAAGTGCTCGAACAGGGCGGGGATCGAAATATCGGGCTGCGAATCCCAGAAACGTTCATTATCGAAGCCCGCAAGCTATGA
- the traM gene encoding conjugative transposon protein TraM, with amino-acid sequence MNKQLIKISVIVIGALVLLVLALYLMKKDQDRPGKRNSVETIGEAIADKTFTTKSEAYMAYANEKDEFYRRSAASFAPPPAVSKKPEAEKAAAAASAAPAVENKAQEIRFEQAYEEISRNVRSIYEEAPDDTRTVAREQPEVATQQTPAADVPPAPAETPEERRRRAMRQNWGMGSPSEAARSDSARPAMFRAVIHGTQIVRSGQTALFRTKEPIRYGAVTIPENTLLAGYTQISENRLTININSVRLGNGVFALPLEVYGSDGIAGIPLDYDEVGKITNSESSSSMLQEASTAMSAYGGTIGRVVGSVVSGVGNQVRSAKSTEVKLIDNQTVILKIVEK; translated from the coding sequence ATGAACAAGCAGTTAATTAAAATCAGCGTGATAGTCATTGGAGCCTTGGTTCTGCTGGTTCTGGCGCTTTATCTGATGAAGAAGGATCAGGATAGGCCCGGCAAGAGGAATTCCGTGGAGACGATCGGCGAAGCGATTGCGGATAAGACCTTCACGACAAAATCAGAAGCGTATATGGCCTACGCCAATGAAAAGGATGAATTCTACCGGCGTTCAGCCGCGAGCTTCGCACCTCCGCCCGCCGTAAGTAAGAAACCCGAGGCTGAAAAGGCTGCGGCCGCGGCTTCCGCAGCTCCGGCCGTAGAGAATAAGGCGCAGGAGATCCGGTTCGAGCAGGCGTACGAAGAGATCTCCCGGAATGTCCGGAGCATATACGAGGAAGCGCCTGACGATACACGGACGGTGGCACGGGAGCAGCCGGAAGTTGCGACGCAGCAGACACCCGCTGCGGACGTGCCGCCGGCTCCGGCCGAGACGCCCGAAGAACGACGTCGGCGGGCCATGCGCCAGAACTGGGGTATGGGCAGCCCTTCCGAGGCTGCCCGGAGCGATTCCGCACGGCCTGCGATGTTCCGGGCCGTGATACACGGAACGCAGATAGTACGCAGTGGCCAGACCGCTTTGTTCCGGACAAAGGAGCCGATCCGCTATGGTGCTGTCACGATCCCGGAGAATACGCTTCTGGCCGGATATACGCAGATCTCCGAGAACCGTCTGACGATAAATATAAATTCCGTACGCCTCGGCAACGGCGTTTTCGCATTGCCGTTGGAAGTGTATGGATCGGATGGGATCGCCGGCATTCCGCTGGACTATGACGAGGTGGGGAAAATAACCAACTCGGAATCGTCCTCGTCGATGTTGCAGGAGGCGAGCACGGCGATGTCAGCCTATGGAGGTACGATCGGCCGTGTCGTCGGGTCTGTCGTGTCCGGTGTGGGCAATCAGGTGCGCTCTGCAAAAAGCACCGAGGTGAAGCTGATAGATAATCAGACCGTAATACTTAAAATCGTAGAAAAATGA
- a CDS encoding type IV secretory system conjugative DNA transfer family protein has product MAFVRHAVRFRMSMLLHDLKKYELTQAVYPLFAEAGIPYHVFALFDYERCVRINPIDPMYIEDEQSLKSRIDSFLIAAQGGDARDSTSTGGFFKNTAASLLESITWYLKLYKPECCHLPFLMSIINDPDNLHLKEGKKVIPFGRLKKMLGRDPQVSSMASVFFQGADNPETTSNILQTVILALNTINTDAGFFLLSGNDIDLRINRPGNCEALALVNEPKNSSSNAPILAMIADAGLLMMGDQDNDYAVALLDEAAELPSPRVQNYMAYLRSLHVCVVYTTQDLSQIQRTQGGKEFNQRTVLSNLAHQFFGRTRTEQTAKYYEGLMPRIVKTEKSYSSSSNGTTVTSRGVKQPRYIASDFYLLKKGEFVYFYGDVKRFRFKHISGKKELPPKIRSMDRAALHEIAVRIRREANEFMQSFN; this is encoded by the coding sequence ATGGCGTTTGTGCGGCATGCCGTCAGGTTCAGGATGTCCATGCTGCTGCACGACCTGAAGAAATACGAGCTTACGCAGGCAGTCTATCCGCTCTTTGCGGAGGCCGGGATTCCCTACCATGTATTCGCGTTGTTCGACTATGAGCGCTGTGTGCGCATAAATCCGATCGACCCCATGTACATCGAAGACGAGCAGTCGCTTAAGTCGAGAATCGACTCTTTCCTGATAGCTGCGCAGGGCGGTGACGCGAGAGATTCGACATCGACGGGCGGCTTCTTCAAAAATACGGCAGCCTCGCTGCTTGAAAGCATAACGTGGTATCTGAAGCTCTACAAACCGGAGTGCTGCCACCTTCCTTTTCTGATGTCGATAATAAACGATCCGGATAACCTTCATTTGAAAGAAGGCAAAAAGGTGATCCCGTTCGGAAGGCTGAAGAAGATGTTGGGCCGCGATCCGCAGGTTTCCTCTATGGCGTCGGTGTTCTTCCAGGGGGCGGATAATCCTGAAACGACGAGTAATATCCTGCAAACAGTCATTCTGGCCCTCAATACGATCAATACGGATGCGGGGTTCTTCCTGCTGAGCGGCAATGACATCGACCTGCGGATCAACCGTCCGGGGAACTGCGAAGCGCTGGCTTTGGTCAATGAACCCAAGAATTCATCCTCGAACGCTCCGATCCTGGCCATGATCGCCGATGCGGGCCTGCTGATGATGGGCGATCAGGATAACGATTATGCGGTCGCGCTGCTGGATGAAGCCGCGGAGCTTCCCAGTCCCCGCGTCCAGAACTATATGGCGTATCTTCGGAGCCTTCATGTCTGTGTGGTGTACACGACTCAGGATTTGAGCCAGATTCAACGTACCCAAGGAGGCAAGGAGTTCAACCAGCGTACAGTCCTGTCGAACCTTGCGCACCAATTCTTCGGCCGCACCCGCACGGAGCAGACCGCGAAATATTACGAGGGGCTGATGCCCCGGATCGTGAAAACCGAGAAATCCTACTCTTCGTCCTCGAACGGAACGACGGTTACGAGCCGCGGCGTCAAGCAGCCCCGCTATATAGCCAGCGATTTCTACCTCTTGAAAAAAGGGGAGTTCGTGTACTTCTACGGGGATGTCAAACGCTTCCGCTTCAAACACATCAGCGGGAAGAAAGAACTACCACCGAAAATCCGCAGTATGGATCGTGCGGCGCTGCACGAAATTGCCGTCAGAATACGCCGGGAGGCGAATGAATTTATGCAATCATTTAATTAA